The genomic interval CGATGGCAATGGCTTCAGCGCAGACCGCGATACGGCCGATATAGGCATCGATGTTGACGCCGGTCACGATGCGGCCGTCGCGGGTTCGCATGGCGGCACCGACCTCCTGCCAGTCGTTGCGATAACGCTGGCTGATCGCTTCGGTCGCGGCGGCAATGAGTTCGTTGTCTTCGTTGCTCAACATGGCGGAAAATATGATCCTTCGTCACCCCCGGGCCCGACGATGCGGGAGGGCGTATTCATGCAGCGATGCTACCACGATGTAGAGGTTTCGCGAGCCACCAGCACAGGCTAGCCGGAATGACCGCCAGCACGGCGAGCATGGCCGAGAGCGTCAGCGCTTGTTGCGCGGACCGGACGCCCGGCAGGATCGCGGCCGACGATTCCGAGGGCACCACGAACGTGCCGAACACGACAAAGCCGGCGATGGCAATGACCGTGGCGACCCACGCCATCCAGATCATGTTGATGCCGGCATAGACCGAGGCCAGCGCGAATATCAGCCCGGCCGCGACCGACGGCAGGAACGACGTGAACATCGTCGCGAGCGCAAGCAACCCGACTGCGACCGAGATCAAGGTGCGCAAGGCGTCGAGCTCGAGCAGCGCGAGAAACATTTGCAACAGCGCCGCGCCGAACGCGACAACGATCAGGGAAACCAGCGCCGCGATCGTCAGCGGTCCCACAATCGAGAAAATCAGGACGATGCCGATCGCGCGCACGAAACGACCGGCAATGGCGCCGGCAGAATAATGGCGCGGCTCCTTCACTTCGCGAGCTCCTTCAAGCCCAGGCGGATCAATTGCGCCGTCTCGGCCTTCTCGCCGGCGCTGCGCGAAGCGGCGGCAATCGCGGCGGCCGCCTGCGGCTGGCCGTAGCCGAGATTGACGAGCGCAGAGATCGCATCCGCGACGGGGCGCGGCGCGCGCTGCTCGTCGACGGCACCGGCCAGATGCACCACCGCCGGATCGACATTGGCAAACGCCGGCGCCTTGTCCTTCAATTCGGTGACGATGCGCTCGGCAACCTTGGGGCCGACGCCCGGCGTGCGCGCCACCGCGGCCTTGTCGCGCAGCGCGATTGCATTGGCGAGATCGGACGGGTTAAGCGTGCCGAGCACGGCGAGCGCGACCTTTGCGCCGACCCCCTGCACGGTCTGCAGCAGGCGAAACCATTCGCGCTCGGTATCGCTGCGGAAGCCGAACAGCTTGATCTGATCCTCGCGGACATAGGTCTCGATCGAGAGCACGGCGGCCTCGCCCGGCGACGGCAGATGCTGCAGCGTGCGCGCCGAGCAATGCACCTGATAGCCGACGCCGCCGACGTCGAGGATGACATAGTCCTCGCCGTAGGAATCGATCAGGCCCTTGAGTTTGCCGATCATAGGCCGGCCACCTTCAGCCGCAGTGCTGCGCTCTGGCGGTGATGGGCGTGGGTGATGGCGATGGCGAGCGCATCGGCGGCGTCCGCCGAGGGCGGCTCGGCCTTGGGCAGCAGGATTTTGAGCATCATCGCGATCTGGTTCTTGTCGGCGTGGCCTGCGCCGACCACCGTCTTCTTGACCTGGTTGGGCGCGTATTCGGCCACCGAGATGCCGAACATCGCGGGCGCCAGCATGGCGACGCCGCGGGCCTGGCCGAGTTTCAGCGTCGCAACGCCGTCCTTGTTGACAAAAGTCTGCTCGACGGCGGCCTCCACCGGCTTGTGAGCGGACAGCACGGACGCGAGCCCCTCATGGATCGCGAGCAGCCGGCTCGACAGCGGCAGATCGCCTGATGGTTCCACCGAGCCGCAGGCAACGTAGATCAGCCGGTTGCCGTCAGCCTCGATCACGCCCCAGCCGGTGCGGCGCAGGCCGGGGTCGATGCCGATGATGCGAACGGGGCCGCGAATCGGGAGCGCAGTCATAGGCCAGTGATAGCGGCTGGCCGGCGCGGGGGAAACAGAAACGGAACGAAGTCCCCGGGGAATGGGTGCCTCGCGTGCTTGGGCCGCGCCACCCGCCACAAGCACAGCGTCATACCCCGCGACCCGGCTACGCCAAGGCTTCGCCGGGGCTTGTGGTCTTGGGGCGCCGAAGCTTTAGCGTAGGCGGCAAGCGGGGTATCCAGTACGCCGCGGCCTTTCCGTATCACGGCGCTGTTTCTAGGATACTGGATCGCCCGCCCTCGCGGGCGATGACAGTGGAAGTCGGGGGCCGCCCTTCACCCACCCATCTTCGCCATCAGCGCGTCGGAGATCTCGAAGTTGGCGTAGACGTTCTGAACGTCGTCGTGCTCGTTGAGCAGGTCCATCAGCTTCAAAAGCTTCTCGCCGGTCTCGTCGTCCACCGACACCGTGTTCTGCGGCTTCCAGATCAGCGCGGCCTTGCGCGGCTCGCCGAACTTGGCTTCCAGCGCCTTGGCGACGTCGCGATAGCCTTCGGTCGAGGCGTAGATCTCGTGGCCGTTCTCGCCCGAGATGACGTCGTCGGCGCCGGCCTCGATGGCGGCGTCCAGCACCGCATCGTCGGAGGCGACACTGCGGTCATATTCGATGATTCCGGTGCGGTCGAACATGAAGGAGACCGAGCCGGTTTCGCCGAGATTGCCGCCGGATTTTGTGAAGAAGGAGCGGATGTCGGAGGCGGCGCGGTTGCGGTTGTCGGTCAGCGCCTCGACGATGACGGCGACGCCGCCGGGGCCGTACCCCTCGTAGCGGATCTCGTCATAATTCTCGCCGTCACTGCCGAGCGCCTTCTTGATCGCGCGCTCGATATTGTCCTTCGGCATGTTCTCCTGCCGCGCGGCGATCACGGCGGCGCGCAGGCGCGGGTTCATGTTAGGATCCGGCGTCCCGAGCTTGGCGGCGACGGTGATTTCGCGGGCCAGCTTACCGAACAGCTTCGACTTCTGCGCATCCTGCCGCCCCTTGCGGTGCATGATGTTCTTGAATTGGGAATGTCCGGCCATGCGTGGTCTCTCGGGAATCGTCCGGGGTGTGGAGGTGGGAAAGCGCGGCCTTATAGGCCGCCAAGCCACCGATTTGAAAGAGGCTCTTATACTTTAAGGTAGTACCGTAGGGGCCTCTATGCCCAGATCTCAGGCACCTGTTAACCCTGATTTCATTCCGGACTGCGAAAATACTGCCGTCCCATCTCCCGACAAGAGTGACCTGATGGCGTTCGGACTATTTCGCAAGCGCGTCCCGGATGAGGCTGCGCCCCCGGCGACCCCGCAGGCTGCCCAGCCCGCCGTCGAACAGACCCCCGCCGCGGAAGGCGATTCGGCCAAGGAAATATTGGAACTGCTGGAACTCGAGCTCGGCGCCATGATCCGCCAGCTCGAGCGCGCGGCCCACTCGGTCGCCGGCGGTGCGGAAGCGACCGCGACCACGCTTGCGACCATCCGCGCGCGCACGGACGCGCTGACCGGGCGCAGCAGCGCCGCACAGTCGACGGCCACCACCTTCGCCAATGCCGCCGACAAGTTCACCCAGTCGGCGCAGGGCATCGGCGCCCAGGTGCGCGAGGCCGGCAAGCTCGCCGACCAGGCGAGCGCGGCCGCGCAGGAGGCCCGCGCCAATGTCGACCGCCTGCGCGAATCCTCCGCGGCCATCGGCAACGTCGTCAATTTGATCGCGCAGATCGCGC from Bradyrhizobium arachidis carries:
- the ruvA gene encoding Holliday junction branch migration protein RuvA, with protein sequence MIGKLKGLIDSYGEDYVILDVGGVGYQVHCSARTLQHLPSPGEAAVLSIETYVREDQIKLFGFRSDTEREWFRLLQTVQGVGAKVALAVLGTLNPSDLANAIALRDKAAVARTPGVGPKVAERIVTELKDKAPAFANVDPAVVHLAGAVDEQRAPRPVADAISALVNLGYGQPQAAAAIAAASRSAGEKAETAQLIRLGLKELAK
- the ruvC gene encoding crossover junction endodeoxyribonuclease RuvC, whose product is MTALPIRGPVRIIGIDPGLRRTGWGVIEADGNRLIYVACGSVEPSGDLPLSSRLLAIHEGLASVLSAHKPVEAAVEQTFVNKDGVATLKLGQARGVAMLAPAMFGISVAEYAPNQVKKTVVGAGHADKNQIAMMLKILLPKAEPPSADAADALAIAITHAHHRQSAALRLKVAGL
- a CDS encoding YebC/PmpR family DNA-binding transcriptional regulator encodes the protein MAGHSQFKNIMHRKGRQDAQKSKLFGKLAREITVAAKLGTPDPNMNPRLRAAVIAARQENMPKDNIERAIKKALGSDGENYDEIRYEGYGPGGVAVIVEALTDNRNRAASDIRSFFTKSGGNLGETGSVSFMFDRTGIIEYDRSVASDDAVLDAAIEAGADDVISGENGHEIYASTEGYRDVAKALEAKFGEPRKAALIWKPQNTVSVDDETGEKLLKLMDLLNEHDDVQNVYANFEISDALMAKMGG